Genomic DNA from Candidatus Sphingomonas phytovorans:
TCTGACCGGGCTGACGCGCGGGCCGGACGGGCGCGACCTTCACGATGCGATGTGGGTGAAGAGCGCCATCGCCCGGCTGAAGCCGGCCTATCGTGATGCGGTGGTGCTCGTCGCCGGACAGCAGCTCAGCCATGCCGAGGCGGCTGATGTACTGGGCGTGGCCGAATCGACCATATCGTGGCGGATGCACGAGGTACGGCGACTGCTTGCCACCGACCGGGCCGAAGGCGGCTGAACGGCAGGGGCGGCATTCGAAGAAATATTTTCAACCGGACCCAAGGATATCCCGGGGAGGGGCGTCGAAGGGACATGCGGACGATCGTGCGCCGCTGTCACCAGGGAGAGTTCCCCATGCCCCGCCAATATATGTCCCGCCAGCACCCCGCCATCGCCATCGGCGTGACCGCCCTGCTCCTCGCCTCCTGCGCGAGGTCCGGCATCGAGACCGCCGCCCCGCCCGCCGCGCCGGCGGATGAGAATATCGTCGTCACGGGAGCGCGTGTGAACCAGCCAGCTGCCGCGCGGGCCGAAGTCGCCGCGGATGTCGCGGTGGCGATGCCCGCTCCGCCCCCGCCCGCCCCGCCGCCGCCACCTCCGCCGTCCATGATCGTGACCGGCAAGATGATGGCGCCGCAGAGCTATCTGGCGCGGATCGCGCCCGAACCCGGCATGCCGATGCCCTATTATCAGGATGTCGGGCGCGACAAGTTCACCACCACTTCCCAGAACCCGTTCAAGGTCGTGCGGGAAGATCCGGTCTCGACCTTCTCGATCGATGTCGACACCGCGTCCTATTCCTTCGTCCGCGCCTCGCTCAACCAGAACCTCCTGCCCCAGCCGGCGGCGGTGCGGACTGAGGAGATGGTCAATTATTTCCCCTACAGCTATGCGGCGGCGCGTTCGGCGGACCAGCCGTTCAGTACCAATGTCGCTGTCTTCCCCAGCCCCTGGACAGCTGGGCGCAAGCTCGTCCGCATCGGCATCCGGGGCTATGAGCTCCAGCGCGCGACCAGGCCACGCGCCAATCTCGTCTTCCTGATCGATACCTCGGGGTCGATGAACGCGCCCAACAAGCTGCCGCTGGTGAAGCAGTCGCTGGCGCTGCTGCTCGACCAGCTCGATGCCGATGATCGGGTCTCGATCGTCACCTATGCAGGTTCGGCAGGCACCGCGCTCGAGCCGACCCGGGCGAGCGAAAAGGGCCGGATCCTCGGGGTGATCGACCGGCTCGGCGCTGGCGGCAGCACGGCGGGGGCCGAAGGAATCCGCCAAGCCTATGCCCTAGCCGAAAGCAACTTCGATGTGAAGGGTGTCAACCGGGTCATCCTGGCGACTGACGGCGATTTCAATGTCGGCATCACCAATCAGGAGGAGCTGAAGGGCTATATCGAGCGCGAGCGTGGCAAGGGGGTGTTCCTCTCGGTGCTCGGCTTCGGCATGGGCAATTACAATGATGCGATGATGCAGACGCTGGCGCAGAACGGCAACGGCGCGGCCGCTTATATCGACACGATCGGCGAGGCGCGGAAGACCCTGGTGGACGAGGCGACCTCGACCCTGTTCCCGATCGCCAAGGACGTGAAGATCCAGGTCGAGTTCAACCCGGCGACCGTCGCCGAATATCGCCTGATCGGGTATGAAACGCGCATGCTCAACCGCGAGGATTTCGACAATGACAAGGTCGATGCTGGCGATGTCGGTTCGGGCCAGACCGTGACCGCGATCTACGAGGTCGTGCCGGTGGGCGGGCCTCGCGCCATCGGCGATCTGCGCTATGCGCGGCCGGCGCCGGCTACGGCGCCGTCGCGCGGTACCGAGTATGGC
This window encodes:
- a CDS encoding VWA domain-containing protein, which codes for MPRQYMSRQHPAIAIGVTALLLASCARSGIETAAPPAAPADENIVVTGARVNQPAAARAEVAADVAVAMPAPPPPAPPPPPPPSMIVTGKMMAPQSYLARIAPEPGMPMPYYQDVGRDKFTTTSQNPFKVVREDPVSTFSIDVDTASYSFVRASLNQNLLPQPAAVRTEEMVNYFPYSYAAARSADQPFSTNVAVFPSPWTAGRKLVRIGIRGYELQRATRPRANLVFLIDTSGSMNAPNKLPLVKQSLALLLDQLDADDRVSIVTYAGSAGTALEPTRASEKGRILGVIDRLGAGGSTAGAEGIRQAYALAESNFDVKGVNRVILATDGDFNVGITNQEELKGYIERERGKGVFLSVLGFGMGNYNDAMMQTLAQNGNGAAAYIDTIGEARKTLVDEATSTLFPIAKDVKIQVEFNPATVAEYRLIGYETRMLNREDFDNDKVDAGDVGSGQTVTAIYEVVPVGGPRAIGDLRYARPAPATAPSRGTEYGFVKIRYKLPKSDTSRLISTPIDRTSEVARFEDAPREARFATGVAAFAELLRGGKYNGSMSYDDVLRIVTAARGEDDFGYRTEFVQLVRAARSAGALAQLRR